The region tggattttttttttattgcatgctATAAGGTATAAGATGAACAATCTTTACCATAGACATTATGTTGAAATCGTTAGAGTGCGTCTATGTGAACTGAATAATTTATTACTAACACGTttactataaaataaataaactaatctaaaatattcaaatttattgaGACTCCCCTTATGTATTGCAGAACCACTAGTGTTACATGGGCTTCCTCTAGTGCTATGTGAAAGAATCCCTGCTTGAGTGAAGTTTGGTTGTGGTTCATGTGTGCATTTaatgcaggggtgctcaagttcggtccttgagagcccctatccagcctgtttttttttcatatttctctctactaacacacctgatttatgatcaggatcgttttcaggcttctgcaaagcttgctgatgagctgatcattagattcagctgtgctgcaggaaggaaacatggaaaacggctggataggggttcttgaggaccgaacttgagcacccctgatttaATGTTTGTTTCGATATATTTGTTTGGgtacatttttgtttaactttCATGTGCAATAAAtttcaattaaataatttaagtcccccccccccttatatTTAAGTGGAGTGTTAACGTTCAAagtgtgcataatgttacagttgCACTAAAATTTTTACTTACAGGACACATAATGAGGAGGCTTAATTACAATGACTTTGTATTCCACTGGATTTTGCATTAAgaattgttttcattcattctaatatgcagggggaaaaaacagaaaCATGTTGCGCCACCTAGTGGAGAAATTTGGGTATTACAACTTTGacaacccttaaaaaaaattatatatatatgagaatGAATATGAGAAATGTGAGCTGCATCtgcgcaacaacaaaaaatgtggtAGGTGCAGTGGAAGGACAAGCTTTATTTTGgcctttaatatttttaaaatgtgtcattgttTTAGTTGGAGGGTCCATGACATTGCTtgattatttagtttatttgattactatgaTAATGACTTTTTGTGTCGAAAAAGTTTGAAACCAAATATAGGCTTGGATACCTTGTTTTAAGaggattctttttttaatcacttgatTTTGTCAGGCGCATCCCTTCCAATTCAGCAAAGATGGCGCCACTTGGTGGTCAAGTGTAAAGTGTTTTGAGTTGATGTGCAAATTTCTTTCTCATAGCGTGATTGAATGGCGAATAACGTGTTAGTTTTCCTGTCCTCAAGTTTATTCGGTGCTTTTTCAGTCAGATTGTCACATACACATGATGAACCTCCGATAAGACCGAGCGACCGTAGCAAAAGAATATTTATTCTTTCCTACCGTACGTTCCTGGAAAGTGCATAGATTTTACAAGAAGCAAAATTCATATTTAAGACATGAACACAACCGAACGACAATCACAATCATCATTTTGTTGGACAGTGTGTGTTGCGTAGGAGGAAACGTCTCTGGagcaaatgtataaaaatgatTTGTATTCAGATGAAAAGGGGGGAGGTGGGCGTTGTTGTTCCATGAGAGCGGGTGCTGTTGGTCACTTGCCACTTTACGCCTTAACCAAGGTGGTGAACTCTGCGGGCAGGTGAAGGGGGTGGGGGCACATAGGAGAACAAAAAGTCAGCGTTAATTAGCTCACAGCGAGCGCATGCGCAGAATGCTTGTCGTACCATCAACGCCAATCTTGCCGTCGCCGTCGGTGTCACCGGCCTTGAGGAAAGCCTTGGTCTCGGCGTCATTCAGGGCGCGCGCGCCGTGCTTGAAGTTCTGCAGGAACAGCCTGGGGACACGCGCATCGTCGGTCATTACGTCATCAATGACGTCTCAGCTGCCTCATTCTTTAGTTTGCgtcattgctatttttttttcgttatttttatttatattttattcttattgtttgttttaattgttcttTACTTATTTTCATGATATTATATAAACATATGAtatcaaaaatattcaatttgtatatgaatttatttcattatttatgctTTAATGttaatctttttcattttttattttcaatattttcaatttcctttttttatttttattttttattcatacctaaaaaaaatctactattatttttttactaagcaTTTTCTCGTGCGCTTCATTTATAATGAATTgtattctatttttctttaatgtgatttttttatttgcaatttacttatgtatttcttttgatgttattattgttaaatattttatcatatcattcattaatttataaCTAATGTATTCTTAAagatattattaattattgattaatgTGTTTAAATTGATTGGTTCCTTTTGATTCTATGTATGAGCTATTTTTCTAATATCAGCATAAGCTAAGACGTGATACGTGATACGTGATACTTAAAACTTACGGTAGGTAAAAAATTTGACTGATCTGCTAACTTGGAtccatttgacccaatttgaccttgctgggttgttttgcaaCCTAAACAGAAAACATCCCAATATTGGGTGAAATTGACCCACGATAGTGCatcggtccaatttttgacccaacagttttaagggtacatatttttctttatatCTAATATCAATCAATTGTATTTGATATGTTGTGCCATTTAGGATTAGGAAATTTGTATTGTATAAGTGTAGCCGATAGTATATGGATGTCAGTAACAGCACCACAGCTAACCTTAAAGTATGAAAAACAGGCAGTATGGTAACTCTGCCCAATACAATTTTGAGCCATTTGAAATATGTCAGTCAGTCATTTGTGAGTCAATTAAACATCAGAAAAGCACTTTTAAATGTCATGAACATTAAATGTGGGTTTATTGCAAGACTCTTATCACATATGAGTATGTCCTTTATTTTGTGTCTGTTATCTTACTTGAGCTCTTCCTCCTCAATGAAACCACTCTTGTCCTGGTCAATGATGTCAAAAGCCGCCTTCAAGTCTCCCGTGGACTTGCCAGCCAGGCCGCAGGCCTTAAAGAACTTCTTGTGGTCGAACGATCCGGCGTCTGAATTTCAAGTAGGATGTCAACATCATCAAGACCAGAGTATTTCGTGTGCAAACAGAAAatggtttgtgtgtgtcaagGTGAGTTTTCTTGCCACCTTTGCATCCATCCAGGGCTGCAGAGATCTCAGCATCATGCAGGATACCGTGCAGGGCCATTGTAATGTGCTGTTTTCCAAACAAAATGTATCATTAGGGACGCATATTGCAAATGAGCCATAGTGatgttacatttaaaacaaatcaacatGGATATGTCATGTGCTGTGTAAATGAGATGATCCTATAATTAGGTTTTGCAGCAGCATACAGTAAAATATAACTATTAGTCAGTTATAtagattgactttttttttttttttttttggaatgcggTTGCTGGTAAGGAGGGGTCCCCATTAATGGTGACCACATCAATTGATCCGGCCTATCATGCACGTATCCACTCAGAggaagtttaaaaagaaaaaaaaaccacagAACTTCTTAATCACCCAAATCAGAAGGACTCAATACTAAACATGCTATAATTTTCAATTCTATTTTCATCAAATGGACGTCGTGAATGACAGGTCCCATGTGAGTTTATAACTCAATAGGTGTCAAAAGCGACGCGTCTTCTTAAAGCAGCTGATGCTTATCCTTCCCAAATTTCatggtatgtttttaaaaaaatcttcctcAACATTTAACATCTTGCTGAATCAAACTCACCTCTGGGGGGGTCTTTGTTTTGGACGGTACGGATGATGCGGGACAGGAGTCGGGGAGTCGACTGCAGTGATCGCCCCGGTGTCACCGCTGACCTTTTATAGGTTCACCCCATCGAAATCGGAGCCACTAGATAATTGACACCACTGAAATGGGGAGGGGGCGAGGGGAGGTagggggtgtggggggtgtACATTTTGTCCCGTAGCCAGGGAACGCTCTATTTTTAAAGTTTCACAAACGAAGACGCTTAAAAGGTGCGTTTGAAGAAGTCTGTGGTCACCCCCCTTCACCCTTTCCTTGCTAAGAATAGTGCGACGCCAGGCTATGGGGAGGGGGACGAATTGGAAGTGGTGCTGGCAACACTCAGCCATATTCAACAAGTGGAGCTTTGATTTTGAATGGGCAGGCCAGCGTTCAATTGTAAATGGCAACAACGTTGCAGATTAGAGCAGAATCCCAACTGCACTGTGAATAGCTGATTTTGCACCCCTGGTAGAATAAACGGAAAGTCTTTGACCGACGACGATTTTGGCCTTGACATTGGAGATTATTGTTCACATCTAGGTGGCACTACTGTCCCATGTTGAGGGGTCTCACTTGGCAGCTGTCACATTTAACGctaacaagccccaaagagagtcTGAATTTGATAGGGGCTGAGCTGTCCCAAGATTATTTCCGTGCAAGGTTGCACCGCAGGGTTTACACAATGAGAGTACAAACagaaaatatgttttgaatTGAACTGACCAGCCTCAATGGAAATCTCCATGCCACTGGAACTGTATCCAATATGTGTGGCAGCACAAACCAATTAAGAAAACAAGCACTGGCGAGGTCACTTGCTCTTGTATTCAAAAAGCTTGGCAAGTGCAGTCGCTGTTTTTCCCTGCCAAATTCCAGAGCCCATTCCAGTGACATCATCACTGTCTGTATGTGTCGACCGTCTCTCGGTGCATAAACAAGCGGGCCACAAGACGGATGATTTTTTACACCAAAAGAGTAtttattcctatttttttcACTCTGCCTCAAAAGTGCAGATGGTGTACAACTTGCACAAGTTTCAGAACATTCACACACAGCAGTGAAAGGATGTGCTCCAATGTTGAGGAATAGTCCGCAGGCGACTCATAATTAAgctataaaaaatattctttcaGTTGATGATCCCGCGAAGACGTCCGTGAAATCAAGAGGATCTTGGTCAGGGGGAATTTATGCCTTGACGAtgacagtaaattctgtagaagAAGAAAGGAACAGATGTTAGGGAGCGCTTTGGTGGCTGACTAATTGCAAGTTATGTTCGTCTTTCATTAGGACTtggtatcaattctaatttcctgaATCGATTCGACTTTGATTCACTAGAGTTCAGTTCCATTCCCGATTctattcgattcacttcacttcagtatgatattgattaattatggaacatcaattcttattaaatatcaaggatatgataaaaactccacaaacattacattccaaatgaaattttgCAGAGGAAATTCAGTATTGGGATCAAAATCTATTGTTGTGTAAGTGTCCATCGAAATACTGAACGACAGCTTACCCTCAATTCCGATCATGccatcgccatcatcatcagcgGCGGCGAGGAAGGCTTTGGTTTCCTTGTCGGTGAGCACTCTGGCAGATGCAGAGAAGTTCTGCAGAAACAGCCTACAAACCAGGAAATCAAttggcacattaaaaaaaataatatatatgcaAATGTTATTGACTTTGAAATAGTTTATCACTGACTCAAAGATTTTAATTCAATGTTTACGTTTGTGTCTTttttcaatccatccatttcctgaacagcttattcctcacaagagtcgcaggggtgctggagcccatcccagttGGCTTCAGGCATTAGGCGgtttacaccctgaactggttgccagccgatGGCAGGGTACACATAGACAACCAACCAACCACACTCACAGTcccacctagggacaatttaggcACTTTAATTAACCTAccaaccatgcatgtttttaggAACATGGGAGGAAAACAGagaacccggagaaaacccacacaggcacggggagagcatgcaaactccacctaggaaggccgaagcccggacttgaacTCAcatcctcagcactgggaggcggacgggCTAACCAGTAATCCACctaggtttttattttatttgaaatcctaacatttagtttttttattgttaaaagaaTATTCATTTTCTGCTTTGTATGGGGGAAATCAGTTTTATACTCTCACTTCTCACAATGTTGCATTCTGAACCTTCCACCATATTTACTTACAAATTATTCATCACCATtagattaatttaataaaataaaataaaaacagaacaacaaaaaaatatgcaaaaaaacaatttattaaatGTGTAAGATACATTTACAAATTTCCTTTCATTACCTTTCTGTTGGTTGGCATGTTGCCtccatttacattattttgttttaatttgaaaatatggTTAATTACCCTATAGAAGGCTAATCATTTCCTGGAAATGTATATTAGTTTGTATGTAAACGAgcaggaaaccgactactttatttagcgtggtcataaaatgaaaatacatggaatgtcttttattgatcGTAGAAAGCGAAAAGcagaaataaagtatttttaggTAATTACGTCGTCCGCACGTCGCGCTTACGAACGGTGTATTCCAATTGAGCACAAACGACCATGTATACGGGCGGGAATAATTCTATATTTGCTCTGATAATATGGCTCttgtgtgagagaaaaaaaaagtaagtatcAAGGGGTTAGCCTATTGCATAACTTCCCAGACAccagtcatttttaacttattGTCCCAATAGCAACAAGGAATACCCATACGcttgctaaacaaaacaaaaaagattttgtTTACTTTATGTTTGCTTGTCACTCATCCAGGTCATTGTAATCCGCAAACGTTGAATCGAGGCAACTGAACTCTTTCTGTTTGTTGATTTTGCACTGTTATTTTCCGCTAAAATTCAAACGTGACTTAGGAACTATGCTATCGAAATGTATGTTTCACACATGTTTGGACATCTTACTTGAGCTCCTCCTCCTCAATGAAGCCGCTGTTGTCCTGGTCGATGATCTTGAAGGCTTTCTTCACATCATCGGCAGACTTGGTGGCCAGACCACACACCTTGAAGAAAGACTTGAAGTTGAACGAGTCGGCGGCTGCAAAGCAAACAGTCaagtgaacaaaacaaaaacaaaaaaagacaactacGCTAACAACTGTTAAACACTAGAcaagacagatagatagatagatagatagatagatagatagatagatagatagatagatagatagatagatagatagatagatagatagatagatagatagatagatagatagatagatagatggatagatggatagatggatagatagagagatagatagatatgccTCAAATGCTTTGAGGTCGTAACTGACACAATCCTTGGATTGATTTAAAATCCGATTTCCCACTTTCCCCAAATGCAACATTTATCCTCGGTGAAAGGACACTTTCTGCTCATTGttaagcattggactttggatcgttgtaatttgatttgtgaggattatttggatttgaaaatgtgatcaaatgtcaATATGCCCGGTGAGTATGCTAGTCACAGACAAAAGCAGTACAATACGCCGTGGAAATGTAAttgttgcattgtggaaatataaGAAACGCTCAGatgttcagaattgtcaatCCCAATAACTCGGGAGATACAATTTTGGTTCATTCCTGTTACCGAAATCATTTTTTCatgttattaa is a window of Vanacampus margaritifer isolate UIUO_Vmar chromosome 2, RoL_Vmar_1.0, whole genome shotgun sequence DNA encoding:
- the LOC144043414 gene encoding parvalbumin beta-like codes for the protein MALHGILHDAEISAALDGCKDAGSFDHKKFFKACGLAGKSTGDLKAAFDIIDQDKSGFIEEEELKLFLQNFKHGARALNDAETKAFLKAGDTDGDGKIGVDEFTTLVKA
- the LOC144044080 gene encoding parvalbumin beta-1-like, which encodes MALAGLLNEADIKAALNGCAAADSFNFKSFFKVCGLATKSADDVKKAFKIIDQDNSGFIEEEELKLFLQNFSASARVLTDKETKAFLAAADDDGDGMIGIEEFTVIVKA